A region from the Lagopus muta isolate bLagMut1 chromosome 27, bLagMut1 primary, whole genome shotgun sequence genome encodes:
- the BOLA3 gene encoding bolA-like protein 3 isoform X2, with product MAAAGLRSRGPLLVPRGAWRGFSAGADGEERVSRVLREKFPRASAIRVVDISGGCGAMYEIHIESEEFREKRTVQQHQMVNQALSEEIKSMHGLRIFTSVPKS from the exons ATGGCCGCGGCGGGGCTGCGGAGCCGCGGGCCG CTCCTCGTGCCGCGCGGCGCCTGGCGCGGTTTCTCCGCGGGGGCGGACGGGGAGGAGCGCGTGAGCCGCGTCCTGCGCGAGAAATTCCCCCGCGCCTCCGCCATCCGCGTGGTGGACATTTCCG GCGGCTGCGGGGCCATGTATGAGATCCACATCGAATCGGAGGAGTTCCGGGAGAAGCGGACGGTGCAGCAGCACCAGATGGTGAATCAG GCGCTGAGCGAGGAGATCAAGAGCATGCATGGGCTGCGCATCTTCACCTCCGTGCCCAAATCCTGA
- the BOLA3 gene encoding bolA-like protein 3 isoform X1 gives MAAAGLRSRGPPPERFASLCPQLLVPRGAWRGFSAGADGEERVSRVLREKFPRASAIRVVDISGGCGAMYEIHIESEEFREKRTVQQHQMVNQALSEEIKSMHGLRIFTSVPKS, from the exons ATGGCCGCGGCGGGGCTGCGGAGCCGCGGGCCG CCCCCGGAGCGTTTCGCGTCTCTGTGCCCGCAGCTCCTCGTGCCGCGCGGCGCCTGGCGCGGTTTCTCCGCGGGGGCGGACGGGGAGGAGCGCGTGAGCCGCGTCCTGCGCGAGAAATTCCCCCGCGCCTCCGCCATCCGCGTGGTGGACATTTCCG GCGGCTGCGGGGCCATGTATGAGATCCACATCGAATCGGAGGAGTTCCGGGAGAAGCGGACGGTGCAGCAGCACCAGATGGTGAATCAG GCGCTGAGCGAGGAGATCAAGAGCATGCATGGGCTGCGCATCTTCACCTCCGTGCCCAAATCCTGA
- the MOB1A gene encoding MOB kinase activator 1A, which translates to MSFLFGSRSSKTFKPKKNIPEGSHQYELLKHAEATLGSGNLRQAVMLPEGEDLNEWIAVNTVDFFNQINMLYGTITEFCTEASCPVMSAGPRYEYHWADGTNIKKPIKCSAPKYIDYLMTWVQDQLDDETLFPSKIGVPFPKNFMSVAKTILKRLFRVYAHIYHQHFDSVMRLQEEAHLNTSFKHFIFFVQEFNLIDRRELAPLQELIEKLGSKDR; encoded by the exons ATGAGCTTCCTCTT tggGAGTCGTTCTTCGAAAACATTCAAGCCCAAGAAGAATATTCCTGAAGGCTCCCATCAGTATGAGCTCCTGAAACACGCAGAAGCCACTCTTGGGAGTGGCAACCTCAGGCAAGCAGTTATGCTGCCGGAGGGAGAGGACCTTAATGAGTGGATTGCAGTGAACA CGGTGGATTTCTTCAACCAAATCAATATGCTGTATGGGACCATCACAGAGTTTTGCACAGAAGCAAGCTGTCCAGTCATGTCTGCTGGACCAAG ATATGAGTACCACTGGGCAGACGGTACCAACATAAAGAAGCCAATTAAGTGCTCAGCTCCAAAGTACATTGATTACTTGATGACGTGGGTTCAGGATCAGCTGGATGACGAAACCCTCTTCCCTTCAAAGATTG GTGTCCCTTTTCCCAAGAACTTCATGTCTGTGGCCAAGACCATCCTGAAGCGACTCTTCCGTGTCTATGCCCACATTTACCACCAGCACTTCGACTCCGTCATgcggctgcaggaggaggcacACCTCAACACCTCCTTCAAGCACTTTATCTTCTTTGTGCAG GAATTCAACTTGATCGACAGGCGGGAATTGGCTCCGCTGCAGGAACTCATTGAGAAGCTGGGTTCCAAAGACAGATAA